From the Rhodoferax mekongensis genome, one window contains:
- a CDS encoding GDP-L-fucose synthase family protein, protein MATIAKDAPIFVAGARGMVGSALVRRLRAGGYTKVLAPYRAELDLTQQAPVERYLAQHQPAYVFIAAAKVGGIHANNIYRADFLYQNLLIQNNLIHGAHLADVQKLMFLGSSCIYPKLAPQPIKEEYLLTGLLESTNEPYAIAKIAGIKMCEAYSAQHKREYISVMPTNLYGPNDNYDLANSHVLPALIRKAHEAKLRGDKQYVVWGSGQPLREFLYVDDLADACVFLFENQHTDTLINIGSGSDVSIGELAETVMKVVGFEGEIVFDTSKPDGTPRKLMDSSRLRKLGWAPKVTLEEGIALAYRDFMATIAKQE, encoded by the coding sequence ATGGCAACGATTGCAAAAGACGCGCCCATTTTCGTGGCTGGTGCACGCGGCATGGTTGGCAGTGCCCTAGTGCGCCGACTTCGGGCAGGAGGCTACACCAAGGTTCTTGCGCCCTACCGCGCCGAGCTGGACCTTACGCAGCAGGCCCCAGTTGAAAGGTACCTAGCGCAGCACCAGCCTGCCTATGTCTTCATCGCGGCAGCTAAAGTAGGCGGAATCCACGCTAACAATATCTACCGCGCGGACTTCCTCTATCAGAACCTGCTTATTCAGAACAACCTCATCCACGGTGCGCATCTTGCCGACGTGCAGAAGCTCATGTTCCTGGGATCTAGTTGCATTTATCCCAAGCTGGCGCCGCAGCCCATCAAGGAAGAGTACCTGCTGACCGGTCTACTCGAGTCCACCAACGAGCCCTATGCGATCGCGAAGATCGCTGGCATAAAAATGTGCGAAGCCTATAGCGCACAGCATAAACGCGAATACATCAGCGTTATGCCGACCAATCTGTACGGTCCCAACGACAACTACGACCTGGCCAACAGTCATGTGCTGCCTGCACTAATCCGCAAGGCGCACGAAGCCAAACTGCGTGGTGATAAGCAGTACGTGGTCTGGGGTAGCGGTCAGCCGCTGCGAGAATTCCTCTATGTTGATGATCTGGCAGATGCCTGTGTGTTTCTGTTTGAGAACCAACATACCGACACCCTCATCAACATCGGCTCAGGCAGCGATGTCAGCATCGGCGAACTCGCCGAGACCGTCATGAAGGTCGTGGGTTTCGAAGGTGAGATCGTCTTCGACACGAGCAAGCCCGACGGCACGCCGCGCAAGCTCATGGACTCTTCGCGGCTACGGAAACTCGGCTGGGCACCCAAAGTCACGCTCGAAGAGGGCATCGCCCTGGCCTACCGCGACTTCATGGCCACCATCGCCAAACAAGAATAG
- the gmd gene encoding GDP-mannose 4,6-dehydratase has product MKKVALITGVTGQDGSYLAELLLKKGYEVHGIKRRASSFNTDRIDHLYQDPHVSERQFTLHYGDLTDSSNLIRIIQQVQPDEIYNLGAMSHVAVSFESPEYTADADGMGTLRILEAIRILGLEKKTRFYQASTSELYGLVQEIPQKETTPFYPRSPYAVAKMYAYWITVNYREAYGIYACNGILFNHESPLRGETFVTRKITRAISRIALGLQDCLYLGNLSALRDWGHARDYVEMQWLMLQQDKAEDFVIATGVQYSVRQFVEFAAAELGVKLAWSGEAENEIGTVVAVTGTDAKCKVGDVIVKVDPRYYRPTEVETLLGDPAKAKEKLGWVPTTSLQELVAEMVQADFTAAKRDALVKLAGFQTYDHHE; this is encoded by the coding sequence ATGAAAAAAGTAGCACTCATCACCGGCGTAACCGGCCAAGACGGTTCTTATTTGGCAGAGCTCTTGCTCAAAAAAGGCTATGAGGTGCACGGCATCAAACGCCGCGCGTCCAGCTTTAACACTGACCGTATCGACCACCTGTACCAAGACCCCCATGTATCTGAGCGGCAGTTCACCCTGCACTATGGCGACCTGACCGACAGCAGCAACCTGATCCGCATCATTCAGCAGGTGCAGCCGGACGAAATTTACAACTTGGGCGCCATGAGCCATGTGGCCGTGTCGTTTGAATCGCCCGAGTACACCGCAGACGCCGACGGCATGGGCACCTTGCGTATTCTGGAAGCTATTCGCATCTTGGGCCTGGAGAAAAAAACACGCTTTTACCAAGCGTCTACCTCTGAGCTGTATGGCCTGGTGCAAGAGATTCCGCAGAAGGAAACCACCCCCTTCTACCCCCGCAGCCCCTATGCGGTGGCCAAGATGTATGCCTACTGGATCACGGTGAACTACCGCGAGGCCTATGGCATTTACGCTTGCAACGGCATCTTGTTTAACCACGAAAGCCCGCTGCGCGGCGAAACCTTCGTCACCCGCAAGATCACCCGCGCCATCAGCCGCATTGCGCTGGGCCTGCAAGACTGCCTGTACCTGGGCAACCTGAGCGCCCTGCGCGACTGGGGCCACGCCCGCGACTATGTAGAAATGCAATGGCTGATGCTGCAGCAAGACAAGGCAGAAGACTTTGTGATTGCCACCGGCGTGCAATACAGCGTGCGCCAGTTTGTCGAGTTTGCAGCGGCCGAGTTGGGCGTCAAGCTCGCATGGAGCGGCGAGGCAGAAAACGAAATCGGCACCGTGGTGGCCGTGACCGGTACGGATGCCAAGTGCAAGGTGGGCGATGTGATTGTGAAGGTAGACCCCCGCTACTACCGCCCTACCGAAGTGGAGACCCTGCTGGGCGACCCCGCCAAGGCCAAGGAAAAGTTGGGCTGGGTGCCCACGACCAGCCTGCAAGAGCTGGTGGCTGAAATGGTGCAAGCCGACTTTACGGCCGCCAAGCGCGATGCGCTGGTCAAGCTGGCCGGCTTCCAAACCTACGACCACCACGAGTAA
- the epsI gene encoding exosortase-associated protein EpsI, B-type translates to MKLQFKTLLMLVLMVLAAWVAHASRPTELMAKTRGNPKLEAIVPANFGTWRQLQMSAGQVINPQQTELLNSLYSQILTRTYVNDQGSMVMLSIAYGENQSDGLALHIPDVCYPAQGFKVNGSGNTLLSTKHGNIPVRRLQTELGQRKEPLTYWTTIGNQAVQGGTARKLEQLRYGFRGQIPDGLIFRVSSINSNTPMAYELQAQFISELLDAIQPPQRQFLSGLL, encoded by the coding sequence ATGAAGCTGCAATTCAAAACCCTTTTGATGCTGGTGCTCATGGTGCTTGCCGCCTGGGTTGCACACGCGAGCAGGCCCACAGAACTCATGGCCAAAACTCGGGGCAATCCCAAGCTTGAGGCCATCGTTCCAGCCAACTTTGGAACATGGCGCCAACTGCAAATGTCAGCAGGGCAAGTGATCAACCCCCAGCAGACTGAGTTGCTCAACAGCCTTTACTCCCAAATCCTGACCCGCACCTACGTCAATGACCAAGGTTCCATGGTCATGCTGTCGATTGCCTATGGAGAAAATCAAAGCGATGGGCTGGCACTCCATATTCCCGATGTGTGTTACCCCGCCCAAGGCTTCAAAGTCAATGGCAGTGGCAACACCCTGCTATCCACCAAGCACGGAAACATTCCTGTCAGGCGCCTGCAAACCGAACTGGGGCAGCGCAAAGAACCCCTCACCTATTGGACGACAATCGGCAACCAAGCAGTTCAGGGCGGCACTGCCCGCAAACTGGAGCAATTGCGTTACGGCTTCCGTGGTCAAATTCCGGATGGCTTGATTTTTCGAGTCTCGAGCATTAACAGCAACACACCCATGGCCTATGAATTGCAAGCGCAATTCATCAGCGAACTGCTGGACGCCATCCAACCCCCACAACGTCAATTTTTATCGGGCCTTTTGTAA
- the xrtB gene encoding exosortase B: protein MSSVTPNVYTGKPSLRESFVHWSPLIIGLAVLYVPSLYELFTGIWAKDEQMHGPIVLGISCWLIYRNWPTMLEASYGNKGSAWGWVFFVSGLLLYALGRSQDILLFEIGSVIWLLIGIALLNLGPQALKAQWFALFFMLFMVPLPGAVVDTVTMPMKMAVSYVAEHVLFWVGYPIGRNGVILQIGQYMLLVADACAGLHTLLTLEALGLLYLNLVRRDSLFRNVSLAILIVPISFTANVIRVMALSLITYHFGDEAGQGFLHGFAGMVLFLSALLLIISFDNLLITFEQLKRQRHSTLKGAV, encoded by the coding sequence GTGAGCTCCGTTACCCCCAACGTCTACACGGGCAAGCCCAGCTTGCGCGAGTCTTTTGTGCATTGGTCACCCCTCATCATCGGGCTGGCCGTGCTCTATGTGCCCAGCCTCTATGAGCTGTTCACGGGCATTTGGGCCAAAGACGAACAAATGCATGGCCCCATTGTGTTAGGTATTTCGTGTTGGCTTATTTACCGCAACTGGCCCACCATGCTGGAGGCCAGCTACGGCAACAAAGGCAGCGCCTGGGGCTGGGTGTTTTTCGTGTCTGGTCTCCTTTTGTATGCGCTTGGCCGATCGCAGGACATCTTGCTTTTTGAAATCGGCTCCGTCATCTGGCTGCTGATTGGCATTGCGCTACTGAACTTGGGCCCCCAAGCACTCAAAGCGCAGTGGTTTGCGCTGTTCTTCATGCTGTTCATGGTGCCATTGCCCGGCGCCGTGGTCGACACGGTTACCATGCCCATGAAGATGGCGGTGTCCTATGTGGCCGAGCATGTGCTGTTTTGGGTGGGGTACCCCATAGGCCGCAATGGCGTAATCCTGCAAATCGGTCAGTACATGCTGCTGGTGGCAGATGCCTGCGCTGGCCTGCACACCCTGCTCACCCTGGAAGCACTGGGCCTGTTGTACCTCAATCTGGTGCGCCGCGACTCGCTGTTTCGCAACGTGAGCTTGGCAATTCTGATCGTCCCCATCTCGTTTACGGCCAACGTCATCCGCGTGATGGCACTCAGCCTGATCACCTACCACTTTGGCGATGAAGCCGGCCAAGGCTTTTTGCACGGCTTTGCCGGCATGGTTTTGTTCCTGAGTGCCTTGTTGCTGATCATCAGCTTTGACAACTTGCTCATCACTTTCGAGCAGCTCAAACGCCAGCGCCATTCAACCCTCAAAGGTGCTGTATGA
- the epsG gene encoding chain length determinant protein tyrosine kinase EpsG, translated as MNANTKTIGDILVATGRLTAEDAARIVERQRKDQVQFGKAALALKVLSKDDIDFALSKQFDYAYLSDQDQTVSPELVAAYKPFSRVGENLRAVRSQLMLRWFNTDPARKVMAIVSPGSGEGRSFVAANLAIVFAQQGERTLLIDADMRSKPERSQHSLFKLGKSAGLSAILANRAGLEVAQLIPGLPGLAVLPAGATPPNPQELLGRPAFGDLLRIASQQFDVIIIDTPAGAEFADAEITAARAGAALLVARKNNSLVPLASQLGQRLQDSGVALVGSVLNDA; from the coding sequence ATGAATGCCAATACCAAAACCATTGGCGACATTCTGGTCGCCACCGGCCGCCTGACGGCAGAAGACGCAGCCCGCATCGTCGAGCGACAGCGTAAGGACCAGGTGCAGTTCGGCAAGGCCGCCTTGGCCCTGAAGGTACTGAGCAAAGACGACATTGACTTTGCCCTGAGCAAACAATTCGACTACGCCTACCTCAGCGACCAGGACCAAACCGTCAGCCCCGAGTTGGTGGCAGCCTACAAACCCTTCAGCCGCGTGGGCGAAAACCTGCGCGCGGTGCGCAGCCAACTCATGCTGCGCTGGTTTAACACCGACCCCGCCCGCAAGGTCATGGCCATTGTGAGCCCTGGCAGCGGCGAAGGCCGCAGCTTTGTGGCCGCCAACCTCGCTATCGTTTTTGCCCAACAAGGTGAGCGAACATTGTTGATCGATGCCGACATGCGCTCCAAACCCGAGCGCAGCCAGCACAGTTTGTTCAAGCTGGGCAAGAGCGCAGGCTTGTCTGCCATTTTGGCTAACCGGGCAGGGCTTGAAGTAGCCCAACTCATCCCGGGGCTGCCGGGCTTGGCGGTGCTGCCAGCGGGTGCCACGCCCCCCAACCCGCAAGAGCTACTGGGCCGCCCGGCTTTTGGCGACCTGTTGCGTATTGCCAGCCAGCAGTTTGATGTGATCATCATCGATACACCTGCCGGCGCCGAATTTGCAGACGCAGAAATCACCGCCGCTCGTGCGGGCGCTGCCCTGTTGGTAGCCCGCAAAAACAACAGCCTGGTACCGCTGGCCAGCCAACTTGGCCAACGCCTGCAGGATAGCGGCGTGGCGTTGGTTGGCTCCGTGTTGAATGACGCCTGA
- the epsF gene encoding chain length determinant protein EpsF: MTLQQFLLILRARWTVALLVFVLTVATTVTVSLLLPKQYTASAAVVVDVKSPDPVSGLMLQGMMAPGYMATQVDIINSDRVAQAVVKNLRMDTSPAIQAQWQEATQGKGQLRDWLANLLQKNLDVKPSRESNVISINYTGADPEFAAAVANAFAQAYMDVNLDLRVAPARQFAAFFDEQTKAARGKLEAAQQALSDYQQANGITSADERMDFETAKLNETSSQLTGVQALTTDSSSKRQTAKADTIAEVMQSPLINGLKADIARLEAKLNESSGNLGKNHPQIQRTEAELATLKAQLDAETRKITASIDTTYQVGKQREAQLQGALAAQKARVLQLNKQRDELNVLRRDIESAQRAFEIVSQRASQTNIESQTNQTNIAVLNPASPPPTPSKPRVLINVLASVFLGTLLGVGLALTLEILNRRVRSTEDLVEALELPVLGAISSASGMFKRTAIGVSA; encoded by the coding sequence ATGACACTCCAACAATTTCTGCTGATTTTGCGTGCACGCTGGACGGTTGCGCTACTCGTCTTCGTATTGACGGTGGCCACCACCGTGACGGTGAGCCTGCTGTTGCCCAAACAATATACCGCCAGTGCTGCAGTGGTGGTGGACGTCAAGTCCCCCGACCCGGTCAGCGGCCTCATGCTGCAAGGCATGATGGCTCCAGGCTATATGGCCACCCAGGTAGACATCATCAACAGTGACCGCGTAGCCCAAGCCGTGGTGAAAAACCTGCGCATGGACACCAGCCCCGCTATCCAAGCCCAGTGGCAAGAAGCCACCCAAGGCAAGGGCCAGTTGCGTGATTGGCTGGCCAATTTGTTGCAGAAGAATCTGGACGTCAAGCCCAGCCGCGAAAGCAACGTCATCAGCATCAACTACACCGGTGCAGACCCCGAGTTTGCAGCTGCAGTCGCCAATGCCTTTGCCCAGGCCTACATGGACGTCAACCTCGACCTGCGTGTAGCCCCTGCCCGCCAGTTCGCGGCCTTCTTTGACGAGCAAACCAAAGCGGCCCGCGGCAAGCTCGAAGCCGCACAGCAAGCGCTGTCGGACTACCAGCAAGCCAACGGCATTACATCCGCCGACGAGCGCATGGACTTTGAAACCGCCAAACTCAATGAGACCAGCAGCCAGCTCACCGGCGTACAAGCACTGACTACCGACAGCTCCAGCAAACGCCAGACTGCCAAAGCCGACACCATTGCAGAGGTCATGCAAAGCCCGCTCATCAACGGCCTGAAGGCCGACATCGCCCGCCTGGAAGCCAAGCTGAACGAGTCCAGTGGCAATCTGGGCAAAAACCATCCGCAAATTCAGCGCACCGAGGCGGAACTAGCCACCCTCAAGGCCCAGCTGGACGCAGAGACCCGCAAGATCACTGCGTCGATTGACACGACCTACCAGGTCGGCAAGCAGCGCGAAGCCCAGCTGCAAGGCGCCTTGGCCGCGCAAAAAGCCCGTGTGTTGCAACTCAACAAGCAGCGCGACGAGCTGAACGTGCTGCGCCGTGATATTGAATCTGCTCAGCGGGCGTTTGAGATCGTGAGCCAACGTGCCTCACAAACCAACATCGAGAGCCAAACCAACCAAACCAACATCGCCGTGCTGAACCCCGCCAGCCCGCCACCCACCCCCTCCAAGCCACGTGTGCTCATCAATGTGTTGGCGTCCGTTTTTCTGGGCACGCTGTTGGGGGTGGGTTTGGCATTGACTCTTGAGATCCTGAACCGCAGGGTCCGATCTACAGAAGACCTCGTTGAAGCACTGGAGTTGCCTGTGCTGGGCGCTATCAGCTCCGCATCGGGCATGTTCAAACGCACCGCCATCGGAGTAAGCGCATGA
- the epsE gene encoding polysaccharide export protein EpsE translates to MKKLFTLFAAGLLALCSMVTHAQDGKSDYPLGAGDTIRVQVFQNPDLTIETRVSESGIITYPLIGAVPLGGLSVAAAEKKIADALQTGGFIQKPQVNIALIQIRGNQVSVLGQVARPGRFPLETVNTRLSDMLANAGGATAAGDDVVVVTGIRDGKAFRKEIDIPSIFLDNKAQDNLLLQGGDTIYVHRAPVFFIYGEVQRPGSFRIERDMTIMQALAQGGGPNARGSEKRLRLHRKLPNGTVQQIEPQLTDAVQANDVLYVKESIF, encoded by the coding sequence ATGAAAAAACTCTTCACCCTGTTTGCCGCTGGTCTGCTCGCCCTGTGCAGCATGGTCACCCACGCGCAAGACGGCAAGTCCGACTACCCGCTGGGCGCCGGCGACACCATCCGTGTGCAAGTGTTCCAGAACCCCGACCTCACCATTGAAACCCGGGTGTCTGAGAGCGGCATCATCACCTACCCGCTGATCGGTGCGGTACCACTGGGCGGTCTCTCGGTTGCAGCGGCCGAGAAGAAAATTGCGGATGCCCTGCAGACTGGCGGCTTCATCCAGAAGCCCCAAGTCAACATTGCGCTCATCCAAATCCGCGGCAACCAGGTCTCAGTACTGGGCCAGGTAGCACGCCCCGGCCGCTTCCCGCTGGAAACTGTCAACACCCGCCTGAGCGACATGCTCGCCAACGCAGGTGGCGCCACCGCTGCGGGCGATGATGTGGTGGTGGTCACCGGCATTCGCGACGGCAAAGCCTTCCGCAAAGAGATCGACATTCCCTCCATCTTTTTGGACAACAAGGCCCAAGACAACCTGCTGCTGCAGGGTGGCGACACCATCTATGTGCACCGCGCCCCGGTGTTCTTCATCTATGGCGAAGTGCAGCGCCCCGGGTCGTTCCGCATCGAGCGCGACATGACCATCATGCAAGCCCTGGCCCAGGGCGGCGGCCCCAACGCCCGCGGTTCTGAAAAACGCCTGCGCCTGCACCGCAAACTGCCCAACGGCACGGTGCAACAAATCGAGCCCCAGCTCACCGACGCCGTGCAGGCCAATGACGTGCTTTACGTCAAAGAAAGCATCTTCTAA
- a CDS encoding EpsD family peptidyl-prolyl cis-trans isomerase produces the protein MKNTRFTATLLAAAIAVTLVACGNKDGKKAATQVAAKVGSEEISVHQINQVLSRTNTNGASPEAVQAMGKEVLEKLIDQQLAVDQATENKLHRSPDVVAQIEAARRDILARAYIQQVSASVAKPTPEEIKKYFTEHPQLFSERRIFNVQEIVAPNQPEVAALLKSLVASGKTPEEIAAALKAKNIQFNGGSSTRAAEQIPLDVLPKIHTLKDGQATVLEAPQAITVVRVVSSQASPVGQEAALPRIEQFLINQRAGEAVAANLKQLRSTTKITYMGEFENGAAAAAAPAAPATPAPDAAPTDDKTKSVIEKGISGLK, from the coding sequence ATGAAAAACACCCGTTTTACCGCCACCTTGTTGGCCGCCGCCATCGCAGTCACCCTCGTCGCCTGTGGAAACAAAGACGGCAAGAAAGCCGCCACCCAAGTGGCCGCCAAAGTGGGCAGCGAAGAGATTTCCGTGCACCAGATCAACCAAGTGCTGAGCCGCACCAATACCAATGGTGCCAGTCCTGAGGCAGTGCAAGCCATGGGTAAAGAGGTACTGGAAAAACTCATAGACCAACAATTGGCCGTCGACCAAGCCACCGAGAACAAGCTCCATCGCTCCCCCGATGTGGTGGCTCAAATCGAAGCCGCCCGACGCGACATCCTGGCCCGCGCCTACATTCAACAGGTCAGCGCCAGCGTTGCCAAACCCACCCCTGAAGAAATCAAGAAATACTTCACTGAGCACCCACAGCTCTTCAGCGAGCGACGCATCTTCAATGTGCAAGAGATCGTGGCACCGAACCAGCCCGAAGTTGCAGCACTGCTGAAGAGCCTTGTTGCCAGCGGAAAAACTCCCGAAGAAATTGCTGCCGCGCTGAAAGCCAAAAACATCCAATTCAATGGTGGCAGCAGTACCCGCGCAGCAGAACAAATTCCCCTGGACGTGCTCCCCAAAATCCACACCCTCAAAGATGGGCAGGCTACCGTTCTTGAAGCACCGCAGGCCATCACCGTCGTGCGGGTGGTGTCATCCCAGGCTTCTCCTGTGGGGCAAGAGGCCGCACTCCCGCGCATTGAACAGTTTCTGATCAACCAGCGCGCCGGTGAGGCAGTGGCCGCCAACCTCAAGCAATTGCGCAGCACCACCAAAATTACGTACATGGGCGAGTTCGAAAACGGCGCGGCAGCAGCCGCTGCACCGGCAGCGCCCGCCACCCCTGCCCCCGACGCTGCCCCCACTGACGACAAAACCAAATCTGTGATCGAAAAAGGCATATCCGGTCTGAAGTGA
- the epsL gene encoding XrtB/PEP-CTERM-associated polysaccharide biosynthesis outer membrane protein EpsL, translating into MRNVISLLPVALVLAAAQAVQAQQDPLTLSAGYTLQSDSNLFRLPANANVQNLTGQSSASETIGVTTVGLGFNTRQSLQTLSVNLDLVDYQYQKFSYLSFTANNYNASWQWAITPRVTGTFSTDRKETLNSFADFTGYRQRNQRLDTSTRFDATIQLDGPWRLIAGASTTRQENQLAQVTGSDFTTNAVDAGVRHVFSSGSSLSYQMRVGKGNYLNRTVPNTSALDDQYTQIDNDLRLRWDLGGGTSASANLTHINRTHPLYGQRDYSGFNTGAGLNLALSGKTSINLAYSHVLDAYAANNSNYSSTDRISVGPVWQVSPKVGVRFKHEWAQRSYLGSPTAGTSSNRQDMTRDTTLSVNWQPHDQLALSAALQSASRGVNQAGLDYDSTMLLFTAQLTY; encoded by the coding sequence ATGCGCAACGTCATTTCCCTTTTGCCCGTGGCGCTGGTCCTTGCGGCTGCGCAAGCGGTACAAGCCCAACAAGACCCGCTGACATTGAGCGCCGGCTACACCCTGCAAAGCGACAGCAACCTGTTCCGCTTGCCTGCCAACGCCAACGTCCAAAACCTGACTGGACAAAGCAGTGCTTCAGAAACCATCGGAGTCACGACCGTAGGCCTCGGATTCAACACACGGCAAAGCCTGCAAACGCTGTCCGTCAACCTCGACCTCGTGGACTACCAGTATCAAAAGTTCAGCTACCTCAGCTTCACGGCCAACAACTACAACGCCAGCTGGCAATGGGCCATCACCCCCCGCGTCACCGGCACATTCAGCACAGACCGCAAAGAAACGCTCAACAGTTTTGCGGACTTTACCGGCTACCGGCAGCGCAACCAGCGACTGGACACCAGCACCCGTTTTGATGCCACCATTCAGCTCGATGGCCCTTGGCGCCTGATTGCGGGCGCCAGCACCACCCGGCAGGAAAACCAGCTTGCGCAAGTCACAGGCAGCGATTTCACCACCAACGCCGTGGATGCCGGTGTGCGCCATGTGTTCAGCTCTGGTAGCTCTCTCAGCTACCAGATGCGGGTTGGTAAAGGCAATTACTTGAACCGCACCGTGCCCAACACGAGTGCCTTGGATGACCAATACACCCAGATCGACAATGACCTGCGTCTGCGTTGGGACCTCGGGGGTGGCACTTCCGCCAGCGCCAATCTCACCCACATCAACCGCACCCACCCGCTGTACGGCCAGCGTGACTACAGCGGCTTCAACACAGGTGCGGGCCTGAACCTCGCACTCAGCGGCAAAACCAGTATCAACCTGGCCTACAGCCACGTGTTGGATGCCTATGCCGCGAACAACAGCAACTACAGCAGCACCGACCGCATCAGCGTCGGGCCCGTCTGGCAGGTCAGCCCCAAGGTAGGAGTTCGCTTCAAGCACGAGTGGGCTCAACGCAGCTACCTCGGCAGCCCCACAGCCGGTACCAGCAGCAACCGCCAGGACATGACCCGGGACACAACGCTCTCAGTGAACTGGCAACCCCATGACCAATTGGCCCTCAGCGCAGCCCTGCAAAGCGCCAGCCGTGGGGTTAACCAAGCCGGCCTCGACTACGACAGCACCATGCTGCTCTTCACCGCACAACTTACCTACTAA
- a CDS encoding undecaprenyl-phosphate glucose phosphotransferase encodes MSKAHVTFSAAEFNRGNEHASMGRDNLLGILESCICPAALVGSLWALAFLYEGDIPPAYLLLAVLTFALTFPGEARLQASKAGSLLDIGVNWFWIAGLLGMTGYATGYIRQFDLQALAAWLWLAPCTEIVLTFGLRIAAPAIISLQGPRQRALIVGMNEQGLALANKLKASPYTRIEVAGFVDSRSTDRLNRDASFPLLGKLDQLAAIAKNDRIQVIYLSLPMASQPRILHILDELKDTTASIYFVPDMFVTDLIQGHPSAVCGMPVISVCETPFRGTNGMVKRLSDIVFSLCILILIAPVLLVIALAVKFTSPGPVIFKQRRYGLDGEEILVYKFRSMTVTEDGGVVTQATKNDSRITPLGAFLRKTSLDELPQFINVLQGRMSIVGPRPHAVAHNELYRKLIKGYMVRHKVKPGITGWAQVNGYRGETDTLEKMQGRIDYDLDYLRNWSLRLDIHIILRTVRLVAKDQQAY; translated from the coding sequence ATGTCTAAAGCACATGTGACGTTTTCCGCGGCCGAATTCAACAGAGGAAATGAGCATGCCTCCATGGGACGCGACAACCTGCTTGGCATCCTCGAATCCTGCATCTGCCCCGCGGCACTGGTGGGCTCACTCTGGGCGCTCGCTTTTTTATACGAGGGCGACATACCGCCCGCCTATCTGCTGCTGGCAGTGCTGACTTTTGCACTGACCTTCCCAGGTGAAGCCCGCTTGCAGGCATCCAAAGCAGGAAGCCTGCTCGATATCGGAGTCAACTGGTTCTGGATTGCCGGGCTTCTTGGAATGACCGGCTATGCCACCGGCTACATCCGCCAATTCGACCTGCAAGCACTCGCTGCTTGGTTATGGTTAGCCCCTTGTACGGAAATCGTGCTGACTTTCGGTCTTCGCATCGCAGCGCCTGCCATCATCTCCCTGCAGGGTCCCAGACAAAGGGCACTCATTGTCGGCATGAACGAACAGGGACTAGCCCTTGCCAACAAGTTGAAGGCGTCGCCCTACACCCGCATAGAGGTGGCAGGCTTTGTGGACAGCCGCAGTACAGACCGTCTGAATCGCGACGCCAGCTTTCCACTATTGGGCAAACTCGACCAATTGGCTGCCATCGCCAAAAATGACCGCATCCAGGTCATCTACCTGTCACTACCCATGGCGTCGCAACCCCGCATCCTTCACATCCTGGACGAGCTCAAAGACACCACGGCATCCATCTACTTTGTGCCAGACATGTTCGTCACCGACCTGATTCAGGGCCACCCTAGCGCAGTGTGCGGCATGCCGGTCATTTCCGTATGCGAGACCCCGTTCCGCGGCACCAACGGCATGGTCAAGCGCCTGAGTGACATAGTTTTCTCCCTATGCATCCTGATCCTTATCGCGCCGGTCCTGTTGGTCATTGCCCTGGCCGTCAAATTCACGTCTCCGGGGCCGGTGATCTTCAAACAGCGCCGCTACGGTCTTGATGGCGAAGAAATTCTTGTCTACAAGTTCCGATCCATGACCGTCACGGAAGACGGTGGCGTAGTCACCCAAGCTACAAAGAACGACAGTCGCATCACCCCGCTGGGTGCGTTTTTGCGCAAAACCTCGTTGGATGAGTTGCCACAGTTCATCAACGTTCTGCAGGGGCGCATGAGCATCGTAGGCCCCCGCCCCCATGCCGTCGCGCACAACGAGCTGTACCGCAAACTCATCAAGGGCTACATGGTGCGCCACAAGGTCAAGCCCGGGATTACCGGCTGGGCGCAGGTCAATGGCTACCGGGGCGAAACTGACACCCTCGAAAAAATGCAAGGTCGTATTGACTACGACTTGGACTACCTGCGCAACTGGTCCCTGCGCTTGGACATTCACATCATCCTGCGCACCGTGCGCCTGGTGGCCAAAGACCAACAGGCTTACTAG